The DNA segment GAAAAACCATACACCGCGGCCATCGGATCCACCGCTGCGGCCGACCTGTACGGGCTCAAGATCGTATGCGAAAACATCGAGGACGTGCCCAACAACGTGACCCGCTTCCTTATTATAGGCAAGCAGGACACACCGCCCACCGGCGACGACAAAACATCGCTGCTGTTCAGCACCGCCCACAAAGCCGGAGCCCTGGTGGATGTGCTGGAGGTCTTCCGCGACCACGGGCTGAACCTTGCGAATATCGAATCCCGCCCGAGTAAGAAGCGCGAGTGGGAATACTATTTCTTCGTCGACTTCGTTGGCCATAAGTCATCCGAACAGGCACAAAAGGCCCTCGAAGCCGCCAAAAAACACTGTCTACAGCTTTCCGTACTGGGAAGTTATCCTAAAAACGATAAATTACTTTGACCATGTTAACGATTGCCGTGAACCATGAGACGCGGCACAAAGATCGGGAGAATTCCAAATGAGAAAACCTTTCATCGCCGGCAACTGGAAAATGAACAAGGATTCCGCAGGCTCAGTCGAACTCGCAGCGGGCCTGGCAAAAGAACTCAAGGACGTTGACAGTGTAGACGTTGCAGTCTGTCCGCCTTTCGTATATCTGCAGGCAGTCTCTAATGCCGTCAGCGGCTCGCCCGTCAAGGTCGGCGCACAGAATATGTACTTCGAAGCAAACGGCGCATTCACAGGTGAGATCAGCACCGACATGCTCAAGGACGTCGGCTGCACATACGTCATCTGCGGCCACAGCGAAAGAAGACACGTCATCGGCGAAACCGACGAACTCGTCAATAAGAAGGTCAAAGCTGCAATCGAAAGCGGCCTGCTGCCCATCCTCGCAGTCGGCGAACTGCTCGAAGAGCGCGAAGCAGACAAAACGAATGACGTCGTAAAGACACAGGTCACAAAGGGCCTTGAAGGCGTTTCAGCGGACGACATCCTCAAGGTTACGATCGCGTACGAACCCGTATGGGCCATCGGCACGGGCAAGACCGCGACACCTGACCAGGCACAGGATGTACACGCAATGATCCGCGGACTGATCGCTGAGCTGTACTCTCAGGACGTCGCCGACAAGATCCGTATCCAGTACGGCGGCTCGGCAAAGCCCGCAAACACCGCTGAACTGATGGCACAGCCTGACGTCGACGGCCTGCTGGTAGGCGGAGCGAGCCTCAAGGTCGAAGACTTCTCAAAAATGATCAAAACAGTTGCTTAGTTGCTGAATATACCGTGTAGGAAAGCCGGAACCGCCCACTCACCTCAAAGGGGCGGGCCGGCTTCCAGATATTTTCGAAAATTATGAGGTAATACTATGATGCATGTGGTAATGGCAAAAATGCCGTTTTTCTGGAGCCTGGTCAGTGTTCTGTGGGTTCTGATCGCACTCCTGTTGATCCTGGTCGTCCTACTGCAAAAGGGTAAAGGCGGCGGACTCGGCGGCGCGTTCGGCGGCGCAGGCGCACCCGGCGGCGGTCTGCTCGGTACCAAAACCGGCGACTTCCTCACATGGGTCACCATCGCAATGGTCGGACTCTTTTTGATTCTCGGCATCATGCTGGTCAAGTTCTACCGACCGACCGGCCCAACTCCCGGCGCGGTAACCGAGATGCCCGCACAGGGCAGCGAAGGCGAAAGGCCTTCGGAGGAACCCATCGTAGAACCACCGGTAGACGAAACGCCTAGTGAAGCTGTCGAAGAAGAAGACGCCGCACTTGACGCACAGGGCGAGCCAGTCGAGACTGAGATCGACGCTGAAAGCGACGTTCTTCCCGACGATACTACACAGCCGGACGAAGAAGCGGCAGGCGATACACAGACAGACGAAACAGAAAATCAGTAAGCTGGTCCGACCGGCTCAACAGCATTACCGGTCCGCATAACAGAGGCGCGTTATGATAAATAGCATGACAGGATTCGGCGAAGCGGCACGCGAACTCGACGGCGTTATCTACACGGCCGAGCTCAAGTCCGTAAACAATCGCCACCTCAAAACCCATGTCAAGCTGCCCGATATCGTCGGCTTCCTCGCTGACGACATCGACAAGCTGCTGCGCGCCGAACTCCGCCGCGGAACGGTCAACTTCTGGATACACGCACAGAACGTCGCCGGCGAAGGTCTCTACGACCTTGACGAGCGCGTACTCGAAAACTATATCACGAAGATACGCAGCGTAGCTGAAAGGTCAGGCAGCGGCGGGTCGTTCAACGTTGCGGATCTGGTAACTCTGCCCGGCGTCGTAAAGCCGGTCGTCCCGGACGAACAGCAGGAACAGCGGCTCCGCGAAACCGTAATGGACATCGCAAACCAGGCCGTGCAGAAGCTTGAGAAGATGCGGCAGGTCGAGGGCAAGGCCCTGGAAGACGACCTTCT comes from the Anaerohalosphaera lusitana genome and includes:
- the tpiA gene encoding triose-phosphate isomerase, which translates into the protein MRKPFIAGNWKMNKDSAGSVELAAGLAKELKDVDSVDVAVCPPFVYLQAVSNAVSGSPVKVGAQNMYFEANGAFTGEISTDMLKDVGCTYVICGHSERRHVIGETDELVNKKVKAAIESGLLPILAVGELLEEREADKTNDVVKTQVTKGLEGVSADDILKVTIAYEPVWAIGTGKTATPDQAQDVHAMIRGLIAELYSQDVADKIRIQYGGSAKPANTAELMAQPDVDGLLVGGASLKVEDFSKMIKTVA
- a CDS encoding YicC/YloC family endoribonuclease, giving the protein MINSMTGFGEAARELDGVIYTAELKSVNNRHLKTHVKLPDIVGFLADDIDKLLRAELRRGTVNFWIHAQNVAGEGLYDLDERVLENYITKIRSVAERSGSGGSFNVADLVTLPGVVKPVVPDEQQEQRLRETVMDIANQAVQKLEKMRQVEGKALEDDLLANCAAITDRCSQIDSRSDEVLKAYHEKLQKRVEELLSGSNFKLDEEMIAREVAIFAERSDIAEELTRLDSHIKQFEKCCKEVEHCGRRLDFLSQEMLREANTIASKASDAQVSQLVVDIKCMIDRIKEQVQNVE
- the secG gene encoding preprotein translocase subunit SecG — its product is MMHVVMAKMPFFWSLVSVLWVLIALLLILVVLLQKGKGGGLGGAFGGAGAPGGGLLGTKTGDFLTWVTIAMVGLFLILGIMLVKFYRPTGPTPGAVTEMPAQGSEGERPSEEPIVEPPVDETPSEAVEEEDAALDAQGEPVETEIDAESDVLPDDTTQPDEEAAGDTQTDETENQ